Within Leishmania infantum JPCM5 genome chromosome 35, the genomic segment CGAAGCTCTTGTGCGAGGGCGGCAAGGAGCGCatcgctgctctcctccgACATGAGTGGAAGGTGGGTCACATCTCTGCCAAACGTCGGCAGCACAACATCCGTGAGGCGATACTGGGAAGCTTCCGCTTTCGTGGCAACACGCCGGTAGGCATCCGCCGTTTGCGCGGCTCCGATTTCCTCAGCTTTGAACGCTGACCAGTCTTGATGAGCCGAAGAGAGCATCGCGCCGTTGATGTGATCTGCCGCACCGGCGAAGACGTCTCGCGCGTTATCCGGCTCAGCGGGGTGCTGGCGGGTCAAGTCTCGAACGCGAACAACGTCACCGACTGCGACGGTGTCGCCACCGCGTTGCCAGCGGAGGGAGGTCAGCGCGTTGAAGTGCACATCTGTGAtggcgtgcagcgcctcctgcagcacgaGCGGACGCACCGCTTCGCGAATGATCTGCGCCGAGTCATGGTGACGCGGGGCGACATCTGCTGCCCGCCGCACAAAGTCCAGAAGCAGGTCGTGATGCGGCGGGTACAAGCCGGTCTGCCGCGTCCGCGCGTACACCTGCGCGTCACCCTTGACGGCAGCTTCCATCCCTTCAACCACGCTGATCCAATCACGTCGCGAACTGCGCGGTGAGGCGAGGACCTCCTGCAGTACGGGCATCTCCCGCTGGACGTGGGTGGTGCCCTCGGTGAGGCGCCTCATGTAGTTTTGGAGGAATTCGCCATACtcgcgacgcagcagcagtttCGCGTCCTTGTAGACGTAGTAGAGCCCAACACCGTGCCGGGCGGTGTGGGAGTAGTTTAGAAACCCATTCTGGGCAACACTGCGAAGCTGCGGGAGCACATCGCCCAAGCTGCCTTGCACGTTGCGCAGGGTGACAGTGTACCGGGTGCTGGGAAGCAAGTGCGGAGGGAAGTGGTCAGCCCTGGAGTCGACACGCACCTCCTGCACAGGACTGACGTACACGTCGCCGGTCCCTGTGTGCCACAGCTGCTCCCGCTGAAAGGAGTCGCTCAGCAGTTGGGCTGCCTGGGCGCCATCACAACGCAGCCAAACGTAGCGCGACGCGCAGCTGACAAAGTCAACGGGAGAGAGGAAGTGAAACTGCATGTGCTTTGGCAGccgctcacgcagctgccgctcaaCGACTGTGTCTGGCACCCCTTCGCTGATGAGGCGGACGACGAGGCTTGTGCGAAGCTTGGCATCCACTGGCGTAGATGAAACGAAGGCGTCGCTCGGtagctcctcctccatgatGTAGTCGTCGAAGGCCCACTTTATGAGCGCCACGGGGCGGTGCGCGCCCGCTGTCCGGGCTGCTGGCGCATAGCGTGAGCAGGTGATGCCGATAgaccgctccacctcctccgcgccaTGGGCGTGCTTCCTCGACAGGCGGTAATGGAGACGGTCTTTCGTCATgcgagaaagcgagagcgagGATTGGGTGCTCCGTGCCCTGCTACGAGGATGAGGAAGCCGCactggcgacggcgcgtcTCGCCAAACCGACGGAGGGGAGACGAAAAGCGGATTGCACACACTGTTGGGCATGCGGCGGAGACCCGAGGACAAGCGAAGAGGTGTACGGACAACAGAgacaggagggagggggttcGCGCGGTGAATGAGTGAAGTATCAGTAAATGCGCTACAGGGTGAACAACGTGGCATGCGATAAGACACGTAACCACGCAGGTCTACAGGAAATCTGCGCTCTTTGCTTGAACGAAGTATATAtaagagcagcagcgagggaaggaggaaCGACTTCATCGGTATATCGCGCCAGCAAGTTGCCTCTACGAGTGATGCCTGCAGGTCCGTTTCACTATGACCTCTACTTACAGAGTCTTCTGAGCAAACCCAGAGTACGGAGTCGCAAGAACGCTTCCGACCTACCTCCCAGaagagcacgcgcacacgcacatacgcgtACACACACCAGGCCGCCCATGCACATGCGGTGAGACACAAAGACGAGCACCCCGCACATGACAGGCTTGCTGAAGTCCATCCACGAGAAGCACGTGCACCTTCGCCTCGATCGGGCGCTTGAGCAGGAGGAACACGCCAAAGATGACTTAAATCACTTGATGGGCGGCTGCTTGCGTGTTTGttcctgcggcggcggcttggTAGGCTGGTCTGCCGAGTCACTGCCCAGTGCCATTGCCTGGAGCTGCTGtcgtcgccacggcggcatACACCGGTACGCATATCCGCCATGAGGTGCCATCATGAAGTACGGCCGATTCGCCGACACGCAAAACGAAACACACGTAACAAAGCCTAAGTGACCGCTTGCCACCCCGCTTAGCCAGTACGTGGTGCCCATTCCGGTAAAGAACTCACGACTGGAGCGCAGCAATCGTGCCTCCAGCGGTTCAGAGGGGATCGGGTAGCGGTGATAGAGGCGACGGCCTGCCGAAATGAGTGGCAGCCCCTTTCGCCATCCCAGAGTGCCGATGCAGATTGCCCCGGTCCACAACCCCACGTTCGCAATAATCGCCTTCGTCCATGCTTGACCCCAAGAGTTATGCTTGCTGCTCCACATGGCCTCCGCCATGAAGTAGTGCAGCGTCGCACCCGCCAGAATACCAGGGAAAGCGATCCATGCAGTCTGCCGCATCGCACCATTCACCGTATAGTTGATGCGCGATTCCGCAAAGATGGATACCGCGGTGCCGCATGCCGTGATGCAGaagacggcgacgctggATATGAGGACACCGTACGCGACACAGCAGAGAGGGCAgcgcttctccctcttcagCTCCAGCCGACGACTAGCGGGGATCAAGGAATCCATTGTGTCCCCTACGCTGCTGAGCTTCTCGCCATCCACCTTGGTGGAGCTGAGAATCGAAATGCGGCTCTTGTCCAACGCCATTCGTTTTGATGCACCGCGCACGAGACTACTGCGTTTTGCTTGGGCTACCGAGcacgctgctcgcgcgcctcttcaCTTTGATTTAACACCGAATCGGTGGTAGGAGAATGCGAGTAGCGAAGAGGTGTacagtaaaaaaaaaggaaagggggaagaAATAGGCATGTATGATACGTAAGCTCTAATCTGCCGCCTTGCCGACAGAGGGTACACGGCAGCCCGCTTCAgcatgcgtgcacgcgtggtaacgcgcgcgcacacaccccaCGACACCACACAACAGTCACCACGCCAACAGCCATGGAGACAACACGAGGTGGTCTcgaccccaccaccaccccgcgGATCAGGTTGCCCTCATACATATTGGCACACACCGAAACAGTGCGAAAGAGATGCaagccacacgcacaggaaaacaaaagagaaaggagaacGACGATGCGCAGGCGCCACATGCTCTACATGCTCCACTCCTTCTCATGTGTGCCTTCACAGCCCACGACAACTGCTGTGTGGTGGAGAGGTATCAAGGGAGATCGGCAGAGTTGATACCTGCCATGGAGATTCACCTCCTCCAGTCAAATCTACGTGAGCGAGGCACACATGCGTGAAAACGATGTTGCACAAACCTCATCGGGGCGGAGTGGGGTGGTAGTGTGGGGGCAGGGCAGCTGGCTATGCGCGCACCCCAGCACCGACGTCTTCGTAGATCCTCCTTAGATGAGGGACTATGCATTGAATCACGGGCTAAAGAGAAGAAAGAACAAGCGAAGAGCGAGGCCGATGACTCGCCTCATATACCCTTAGACACCCACGGCATCGCCAACGGCAGAAAAGGATGCACCCACGCTgtcgctttccttttcgcgGGAGCCCGTCAGCGTTGCATGGTCTCACACCGCGTTTgcttcgacgccgccgtgccaAAGACGACCACGCGCTGGGTCGAGGTGTTGTCGAAGCTGTTGATGCGGCGAATCATGGAAATGTCATCTGCAGACAGCTTTGCCACCTGCCCAGAGCGCACAGCGGCGGTAGCACCGTCATCGCCATTACGGTCACTGCGCTGTACGCCTGTTGCGGCAGCCACGTAGTTGCGGAAGATGCCAGTGAAAAACGGCGCGGACGCCGCGCTGGCCTCAGTGGCAGACGTCGCCGGGGCCGAATCGGCATCGCCGCGGGCTAAGGGGACGCTGACGGAAGACGACGTCGACGTGACGGCCGCGAGAGTTTTGGTCGACTTTTGCTGCTGCATTGCCTTGGCGCGCTCGTCCAGCTCGACCTGCTCCTGCGCCCGCAGATGTCGCTGCTTCAGCTTCCAGATCTCATGCTTGCGGGCGAGCGACCTCATCACCTGATCTTGCTGTTgcgacgcctcctcctcctcctcctcctcagccttTCGACTTTCGGCCGGCGTCGAGGAGAAGGACGGAAGTCGCCCCTTCTCGCTCGAGCTAGCTCCCAGTAACATCATCTCGTCGCCTGTAACTGGGTCGCGCTGCATCATGCGCCGTGCGTGCGGTGAGGTCGGCGAGGACGAATCGGCCGGCATCCAGTTCGCCGCCTCATTGTCTTCCTCTCCAATAACGAGCTCGTCAACCGGTGTTCTGAAGTCATTCGCCATCGCGCTGTCCGTGCACGTACGCGGGCTGtactcgtcgtcgtcagcgcGCTGACCAtcctcagcagcgccgtgttCGCGTGGATGCTGTACAAGGCTCCGCGTCTGGCTCAGCGCCTGGGACTGTGTGAGCTCGCGTGATACCATCTGCTCAAACttctgccgcttctgctgctgcacatggGCGAGAAACCGGTTCGTCAGCTCGCCAACCACGTTTGGGGaccacgcgctgctgctggatgcCGAAGACGGCGACACAAGCGACGCTGGTGAGAAGGCAGGCGAGCGGAGTCGAAGCGACGAGGGCGAGCACACACCCGTCGCGGCAGGAGAAGTACCATCGTCATTCGCAtcgttgctgctgatgccggtCTCCACAAGTAGCCTGCTcggaggaaaggagagggggtcAACAAGCGCATCGGTAGCGActtgcagcggcgacggcagggAAAGCGTGCGAGAGAAGACGTCCCTCATGTTCAAGGATTTTGCTTGCTTCCGCAGCGCTCGCTGGGAGTGCTTGAAGGCTGCTTGCACTTCGGCAGCCTCGGCCTTCTCTTGCGCGCGCCGCTTGCGCTCACCCTTGCCACCCTTCGCATGCCCATCTTtgccgccgtcttctctTCGACTTCGTTTCTTGTGCAGTGCCGCTGACACGAGCGGCGTCACCTCTGCACAAGCAGTCGCCTGCATGGGTTCGTCAAGTAAGACAGACGAGCCGGCTCGCGGAAAGCTTTCGACCCACTCTGACGTGACGCTGTACTTGTTCTGTATTGCATTGCCTCGCGTCACATCAGCGTCATCTCCGCCGTTCACTTTCTGGTTTTCCTCGTCTTCcacgctggaggcgctgggGTTGTGCTGCGGAGCGCCGTGATGCTCACTGGCCTCCGTGAAAGACAGCGGTGGTGAGGGCAAGATGTTTTGCGAGGTGTCACCGAGGGTCACGTCGCTGCTCTCCGTCTCCACCAGAAATGGCGACCTCCCGTTTATCCTGGATTGTGTAGCGTCGTCCACGGAAAAGGGAGTGTTCGCACCTTCGTTGACCACGACCGCCGCCTCAACGAAGTTTCTTGTGAGTTTGTCCTCCTCTGTGCACCccacgagagaggaggcgccggGGGCGGTGATGGCTGGAGAAAAAGCGGAGAGAATGGTGACTTCATCCTTTACCTCACCGACGGCAGGCAGGGGTGGCTGTGTGAGGGTAGCGACCTCCAGCGACGGGGCAGACGGCGACGTCTCGCACATATCTGGCGATAGCATCTCTGTTGGGCGCATTCTCGACTGCGGATGTGACTCTGGTCCGCGCTGACCAAAGGTGCCGGCCCAGCCGTGATAAGGGCAGTCTAGTGGCGGGGCGGCCGGGGTGTCAGGCGCAGAGCAGGCGTTGCGCCTATGTGGATGCTGAAAACTATCTATGAAGAaacttgtgtgtgtgtgtgtgtatgcgcgttTTGCTTGGTTGCCTTGTGCCTATCCGCACCTTGAGGCCGGCTGCACGCGCATCAGCAAGAGAAAACAGTGCGCAGCACAAGAGCGAGCAAAGaacagagacagacagagggagggagcggtACAGAACGATACGTGCAccctgcagcgccacaccacgagagggagagacagaaaaACAGAAACGTGCAGCCGAGCGAGAGGAAAaaagtgctgctgctgcagcactgcggAGAGGGAAGCCCGTTGAGAGATGTGCACCTCTTCCGCAGATGCCCACATATATACCTTTTCCGTGGCTGCGAGCCACGAGACCTTtccccggcgccgcgccaggATCAATAACGGGCTATGCTCGGTCGCTGACAAGTCGGCTGCTCTTCATGCATCGTCACCACCGACAGATGTGTAAAGGCCACAATGCAGTCGAGCTAGCTTGTGAACacaaaagcacacacacacacacgtcaaAAACGCTCCAAACATACAAGCGTctcgccaccactgccactGTTGGTTGACATGTAGGCAGCGCCCACCATGAGCACCTCCGCACGTGCAGCttcaacacacacacacacacacaaagaccTCGGTTGCTACTCGAGCTGAGCAATCACGGCTGCTTGGTTCGTCTGCTTGGCGCAATCCATCGGGATCATGCCCGCGACATTCCTTGCCGTCTTTGAGGCACCATTGCGAAGCAGCACTGCCACCACCTCTGCCCTGCCAGACAGAGCGGCGAGGTGCATGGGCGTGCGCTTTGCGGCATCACGTGCGTTCACGTTGGCGCCCTCGTCGAGCAGCGCTTCCACGACGCGTGCATGCCCACGGTCAGCGGCGTagtgcagcggcgtccaCCCTTCATTgtcggcagcgtcgatgttgacctgctgcgcgtcgctgcggtCGAGAATAGCTTTGACAAAGGCGCTGTTGCCCGAAAAGGCGGCGTGGTGGAGCAGGGTGAGCTTATGATCATCGCACTCACTGAGGCACCCACCCTTCTGCACGTACGCCATAAAGCGCTCGGCATTACCACGACGACAAGCGTCGTAGATCGTCTCCGCAGGAGGTTCCCGCCGTGACGTGGCGTCGCGGGAGGACCGAGTGCTTGACATTGTAGAGCGGCCGCTAAAAGGTGTCGTTACTTCCTTtatttcgtttttttttcggaaGCGGAGGCTTCGGGCACGGCAGGGAGCAGATgaaaagagaagcgaagaTGAAAAATAGGTTCACTTGTCAAGCTGGACAGGCAGCGTTCTCGAAGTTGTGAGCTGCGAGAACCTTGGCGAGGTTTGGAGTGTTTTTTTCTTGCGTGGAAGAGACGTGATGGCACGGATTCTTCACTCTGCGTGCGCCACTGATAGGCGTGCACATTGCCGGGCATGCACTTGATACGGAGACGGCCacaaaagaaagagggacTTTGCGTGCCGCGGGAACACCAAAGCTGCGCGCCCCTCCGCAGTCGACACCGCGATGCCAACAGTCCTGCGCACCGCGCAGGAACCTCAAAAGATGGGGCGGAGGAGACACACACGACTCTTCTGCGGAACACGGccaggaggagggagcgcAGGCCagagaacacacacacacatgtagAGAGGATCGCACAGAGCATCGGAAAACACACCTAAAGCGACGAAGAAGGTGTGGCTTTGGTGTGAGGTGGGTACAAGAAAGGTGGAGTACGGACAAGAAAGGACGAGCGACGATACCATACGTGACAGGAACCATACAGGGGGatcgacagagagagacaccgTGCACGGATACACATGTACACAGGCACTCAGAGATGCTACacggggaggagagaggggtaCGTCATCACGAGAAAACATCCTCCAACCtcgaagaaaacaaaaggaaaacacCATGGCAACGCGCGTAAAAAGAAAGAGCATAGGATGGGATCATGAGtacgtgtgtttgtgtgtgtgtgtgtatggacAACGGCAAGGGAAGAGGCTGacatggggagggggaagagaaaaaagtgCCTCACCACGGACGCGTCCTCTGCCCTTGTTTTATTTCTTTACTCTGCACGCCTTCTTTCGCCTTGACGGCGGAGGGGACGCCTCCGTGCGTCGCATCTCAGAGTCCAGTACTCACACTCTGTTTGAAAGCCAAGCAGCGCGCGGCCTTCAGGACGTTTATACCATCGATATAATAGGCGGCGCATCAGCGTTACTCGACCGTGTCTCCtacccggccctcgcactgctcATTGTTGGGTAGGGCCGCCTGAATCTGTCGCCCCAAGGGGGATGCACgaagggcggcggccggcatgatcGGAGGCGCTGTGTGgctgggtgggtgggtagcGTTGGAGGCAGGTGCCGTGCTCggatggcggaggcggtgcatTTTTGCTGcacggcgtgtgtgtctacTGTCGCCTGGCACCACGCGAATGGGGCCTGTGGGTGGCCGGGGTTTGGAGTGGAGTTGCGCTCACGTTGTGCGGCAGATAATGAGCAACCTCAAAGACGACAAGACATTACTTGTTTAATATGCAGACGGCTTCCCCTACAACGCCAACGGCAATAACGTCTATGAGCGAACGGGGCAGATACGCACCCACCCCTCTGGACGCCACAGAGCAGCGCGTGAACACATCCGCTCGGAAACGGACGCACCCAACGAAATCTCGATGAACCAGATACCTCAGTGCAAAACCAACCATCTCaccagcaaaaaaaagagcaacgaaaagggagaagaaacgctgcagctgtgctcACGACAACACAACAGGGGAATAGACAACAGACGCCCAAATAATGATCAtagaaaagaaaacagcaCACCGCACATGCACGAGGAAACGGAAAAGACGCGCATGCAAAGAGCAAGTAATCgaaaggaagaagaaaacaaatACTATCCAGCCACCCGAGAGAGCCGACAGACGCCAACATCACAGCAACAAGACCACGAAGGGACACAGACAACGCGTGAATCTATCCATCACACAACCAGCAGCACAAGACGAtgctgcctcctccctgTCTCGCTCCCGTCATCTGCTTTATCTAATGCGTCCAGATGCACCGACGCTgtggctggaggaggagaagagaagatGCAGCACTTCGCGCTCTTATAGAGCATACATCTCTTCTCGGTCGCCTCTGAGAAACTTCTAGACATAGACACAGCGAAACCGCTGAGAGCGGCAGTCTGGGAagatgtgtatgtgtgtgtgtgggagggggagcgcaGACATGAAAAGCGAGGGACGCCACCGTGTAATGAtcaaaggaaagagagaacgacTCGACCCGCAGCGCGTATGCAAAGCCAGACGAAGCGAAACCAAACGGCAACACAAAGGCGACCTCAAGGGCCGGTAAAacagaaaaacaaaacaaatGTATCATTgcctctgttttttttttttggcaaCCACATTTCTGcaacgtctctctcttctgaGCGcaatgcgcagctgcagagggATCAAAGCAAGGGGACGGGCGGCGAGGAACAGAGGAGCTACGGTACACGCACACTTGGGCCTCTCCCCGACGCGGCCCTCACTTTTTCGGCCGCGCCGCGGGCTTATCACTTTGCTCTGTGCCGGATTGTTGCATCAGATCATCAATCGAGTGCTCGAGGTCATCGATGCGGGTGCTCATCTCATCGATGCGAGTGACGATGCACTTCGACATTTCGTCGAAGCGCGCTTGCATCTGCTGCATCAGCGCCTGCACGTGCGATGTCACCTCCTGCGTGCCACCCTGGGGCACAGAGCTGGCCACCATCGCggccggtgcggcagcagaagccggagcggcagcaggagcggaAGTGGTGGGCGTCGTGCTGGTGACACTCTTGCTGCGAGAACCGGTGGTCTTCGGCGGCATAGTCGATATTACAATAGTGGGCCCTAGTGATAAGACGAAAACAAACTACAACAGGCGATGAAGAACGATGGAGCGAGAGATCAACGGACAGTCAAGGAGCTACAAGACAACAAGAAAATACAGACTTGCACGCGGAAGAGAGCCAACGTCGTTTCTTaggaaaaaaacaaagagggGGAAAGGGCCGTGTAGAATGTGGACGATGTCGTAAAGACGTGTGGAAACGAGAAGAAAATAAGCGGTTCTAGCGTCTACGTTCCTCGAAGGGTCGGACGTCTGTGCGCAAAAACGGAAagtggggaggaggataAGAGGatcggtgcggctgctgcgagtGTAGGTATGTATTGCGAACCCGTGCTGCTcttggcgtgcgcgcgtcttcTTCACGTGATCTTGCGTCGATACAGCGAATGAGAGACCTATCTCGACCGCAAGCGTCACGAGCGCAGCTTGGGGGGGGCTAAGTGAGCAGTGATACCGAAGCGTCGAATGTGGTGCTGAAATGTGGTATGCCTGACAAAGAATGCAAATCTTACGTTGACAGCCGTCGGAGAAGCATcaaagagggaaaggagggcCAACGTAGAGCGatggcacgcgtgcgtgaaAAGATGCCTGCATGCAAGTTGCCTCTTGCCcaagcggcgctggcagtcGCGGCGATTGCTTTCGCGTGATGGGCGTCCTGCTTCATCGTGGTGACAGATTCTGTTTGCGGTGCTGGAGCAagggcaccggcaccgcttTTTTCGATTGAGCATGTCTCAGACTGGCATAATTCTCAGCTGCTTCAACTCTGACGTTTCATGCGCGCTGACTTGGGTGGGCTCGTCACGTTCGGATTCGATTACATTGCAGAAGACTACTTGTTTCCGTGTTTTGTTTTCGATGCGCGTCATGCACATCTCCGCACACCTCCGCGCAAAGCATACCAATCTACGGAAACAGTAAGCAAAAAGATTCGCGACAAGCTGTACAACAGCGTAGAGCTACTTTCCACACCGACACTAGTCCGGGGGGGGATAAGATACGGACGCAGAAGGAGTGAGGAAAACGCGAAGAGGTCAAGTGAGAAGATGCTGAAGCGTTTTGGAGGGGGAAAAGGGAAGCAAGCAACAGATAGTAGATCGTGCCGCCCTATGCTCCCTGCACAAGTCCTGACAGCTCTGCTGCCCACACCTCCTACACCCTACCGCTCGCTGTTGGGTAGCCCCCATAGaagccccctccctcggcacacacacacacacgcacacattgTGGTCCCTTTGCCAGTCTGGAAAGGTCAGAGATGTACGCCAGCTGCGCCCTTTCTTTCGGGGAAACGCACCGCTCTCCCCCTTTACAAGAGCAAACAATCATCgcccaaagaaaaaaaagtacAGTCACGCACTTAAATACGGAGTCTCGTCAGGGCACATACACGCCTGCGTATCAAGTCAGCACACATCGCAGGCTCGCTCATGGCaacagggagggagagagagagagagggaacgAGATACGTGCCAGCATCACATATATAGATAGACAAGAGGCGGGCGAAATGAGATCAAAGGAAAAGCAGGAAGCATAATGGCAGCGAGAAAAAGaacgagcgagcgagagaccCCAAAAGGAGGACCACCGACATGGAGAGGAAAACAATCCAACAAACAACTGCGGGGACCGACGCACCCTCACGAAGAAGATCAGCAGCAAAACAAGGACGAAGGCACGAGCGAGAGGGCTGCGGCAATATGACTCTGCGTGGCCATTCCGTACACTTTTCATGGATAcgtgtccgtgtgcgtgcgcgagtCGTGAGTGAGCGTCagagcgccaccaccgctgcggccacGGCCGAGGCTCACAACAGCATTGTCGCACACGGACACGTGCAAACTGACGAACACCATAGCGTGAAAGAGAAGGGGTGCAAGCAGCGGATGACGGAGGGAATTGCTCTGTTCTGTGAGGGTGAGAGGGAGGtagcacgaaaaaaaaaaggcagagGGCAGGAGTGCCTTGCCTCAGCAATAGCTCTCGCGTAGCAGTAACAAACAACGTAGCATAACGTACAAGACGAAGAAAAGACTCATTTCCTTTCCCGGGCGTCTAGTCTACCCACGAGCACATCTACAAACATAAACGCATGCACAAGCACAGCTCAcccacctctgctgcacaACGGCTACACTCTGGTCGTCTAGGGCACGCCGCCCTGCCGCCAAATCGAGCCGTGCGCCTCAGGAGCTCTTCTCATCCCGTCgtcgcacatgcgcgcggcGCAATCGGCGCCAGAGAGACTGATGACGCCGAGGAGAAACACAGATGGTGCCACACGAGGAGGTGAAGTACCGTAACCTACCTAGGAACGGCCTGCCATTGCATGCATTAGTATTCACCGCTACACCCCCACCACTCTTTGCCGTCGCAGTGCTGCAACTCCTCTTGGCCACGAACTGCTCTTCACGACGCGCATTTCTCA encodes:
- a CDS encoding putative ankyrin repeat protein, translated to MSSTRSSRDATSRREPPAETIYDACRRGNAERFMAYVQKGGCLSECDDHKLTLLHHAAFSGNSAFVKAILDRSDAQQVNIDAADNEGWTPLHYAADRGHARVVEALLDEGANVNARDAAKRTPMHLAALSGRAEVVAVLLRNGASKTARNVAGMIPMDCAKQTNQAAVIAQLE